The following is a genomic window from Serratia ficaria.
TGCTGTGCGGCATCGCCATCGTGATGACGGTGGGGGTTTACGGCATCGTGGCGGGCATCGTCAAGCTGGACGATCTGGGATTGTACCTGAGCCGCAAAAGCGGCGCGCTGGCCCGCACGCTCGGCAGCGGCATCGTCAGCGCCGCGCCATACCTGATGAAAACGCTGTCGATCGTCGGCACCATCGCCATGTTTATGGTCGGGGGCGGCATCCTGACCCACGGTCTGCCGCCGGTGCACCACCTGTTCGAGGACTGGGCGTCTTACGCCACCGTGGTGCCGACCTTTGGCCATATTCTGCAGGGCGTCATTCCGGCATTGCTGAACGTGGCGTTCGGCCTGATCGCCGGCGCTGCGGTGCTGTTGCTGGTGTCGTCGCTGGGCGCCATCCGCGCGCGTTTGAAAGCCTGACAAAAACGGGGGCGTCCTGCCCCCGCCATGTTCACCGCGGCGCAGTAGCGCCGCTTTCGCCCAGCGCACGCTGCATGATGTGGGTGTCGCGCCACTCTCCCAATTTAAAACCCACCGCTTTCAGCGTGCCCACGTCGTTGAACCCCAGCTTTTGGTGCAGCGCCAGCGAACCTTGATTGGCGGCCGAATCGCCGACGATCGCCAGCATTTGCCGCCAGGGGCCTTGTTCGCAGCGGGCGATCAGCGCAGCCAACAGCGCTTTGCCGATGCCGTTGCCCTGCTGGCCTTCGGCGATATACACCGAGTCCTCCACCGTATATCGGTAAGCCGGGCGCGGCCGATAGGGCGTCGCGTAACAGTAGCCGAGGATGCGGCCGTCGCTTTTGGCCACCAGCCAGGGCAGGCCGGCTTGCAGCACCTGGCTGCGCCGCTGCTGCATTTCCGCCAGCGTCGGCGGGGTTTCTTCAAACGACGCCGCGCCGTGCAGCACATGGTGAGCGTAAATCTGCTGTATCGCGGCCATGTCGTCGGGCGTGGCGTCCGTGAGGGTCAGTAGCGGGGCGGAAAGCATCATGGCGGTTCCTGTTTACCGTGATAAATCAGAAGATAGCCGCATTATGCTCCCGGCCCGAGGTTAAGGTAAATCGGGCTTTCTTATAGCGAAGATAAGGAAAACCTATGGCTGCCTGGCCGCCGGATGCGCCGGCGCCAAACGCCGCAGCGCGCCGGATGCCAGCAGCACCCCGAGGATCACCCATGCCGCCCCGGCCAGTTGCCAGAGGTTAGGGGTATGGCCGGTGAGGGTAGCCACCAGCATGGTGAATACCGGCGCCAGATTAAAGAAGATCGCGGTGCGCACCGAACCGATTTTTTCCAGCCCGTTGAACCACAACAAATAGGCCAGCAGTGAACCGCACAGTGCCAGATACGCCACCGCGGCATGCACGCCGAGCGGGGCGGCGGCCAGGCTTTGCCGGGGATCTTCGAACAGCATGCCCAGCGGCAGCAGCGCCAGCGTGCCGAACAGCATCGAGTAGCTGGTGGTTTCGACGGCGGTGGCGTTGCGCACCCACCGTCGGGTGCCGACCATATTCAGCGCCCAGGCCAGGCTGCCGAGCAGAATGATGCCGTCGCCGGGGCTGATATCCAGTCGCAACAGCGTCTGGATATCGCCCTGGGTGATCACCAGCGC
Proteins encoded in this region:
- a CDS encoding GNAT family N-acetyltransferase, with amino-acid sequence MMLSAPLLTLTDATPDDMAAIQQIYAHHVLHGAASFEETPPTLAEMQQRRSQVLQAGLPWLVAKSDGRILGYCYATPYRPRPAYRYTVEDSVYIAEGQQGNGIGKALLAALIARCEQGPWRQMLAIVGDSAANQGSLALHQKLGFNDVGTLKAVGFKLGEWRDTHIMQRALGESGATAPR
- a CDS encoding DMT family transporter, which encodes MTPSLPLAYLGVIVATFFWGTNFNVGAYIIAHQPPISASIERFSLATLMLLLVFGLRGQLRLSALKNNWPAYLGLGVLGFTVFNLCTFFGLQSTSPVNGALILATTPLWTMVFSVIWEHEKLSPARVTGLLSGFIGVALVITQGDIQTLLRLDISPGDGIILLGSLAWALNMVGTRRWVRNATAVETTSYSMLFGTLALLPLGMLFEDPRQSLAAAPLGVHAAVAYLALCGSLLAYLLWFNGLEKIGSVRTAIFFNLAPVFTMLVATLTGHTPNLWQLAGAAWVILGVLLASGALRRLAPAHPAARQP